AGCCACGTCGAGAGATCTGGCAACGAACACCGCAATTACACTGATGATACTACCAACGATAACACCTTTTTCATTTGCTTTTGCCCAGAATAAGCCAAGCACAAATGAACCTAAGCGGATACCAACGAATATTGAAGTCAAACTTGCGATGGTTTTGAGCACCGATTCATTCGATACCGCCAGAAGTGCAGGCACGATTACCATTGCTGCGGCAAGCAAACTCATTTTTCTTGCTACTTTTTGGTAATGTTCATCACCAGCATTCTTGCGAACAAAGCGTTTGTAGATATCAAACGTTGCTACTGTCGCCATTGAGTTATAGGTCGAATCTAAGGTCGACATTGCCGCCGCTGCAAGTGCGGAAATGACTAGACCCACAACAACAGGATTAGTGTGGTTGAATACGAAATCCAAAATCACTTCATTGCTGTTTTCAAATGGCTGATCTCGATAAAAGAAGTGGCCCCCAATTTTCGGACATGACTTTAAGTGGTCGATCTGTTTTGATAGTACCCAACAATACAGGGACAGATTATGACTAGAAAACGTAGAAACCACTCTCCTGAGTTTAAAGCTAAGGTGGCTCTCGATGCCGCTAAAGGCGATAAAACCGTCGCTGAGCTAGCTCAGAAATATAACCTGCACGCTAACCAGATCTCAACATGGAAAAAGGAGCTGCTTGAAAACGCAGCCATGATTTTTGCCACCGAAAATCACTCAGGAAAAGAGAGTTCCGAAGATGTGGACAAACTTCACGCCAAGATCGGTCAATTGACCATGGAAAATGATTTTTTGGCCAAAGTGCTCGGTCGTTAGACCGAGCCCAGCGAAAGAGTTCGCTGGTTAAATCCACCCCATTGCCGATAAAGCGCCAATGTGAGCTGCTCAATATTGCTCGCTCTACCGCTTACTATCAGCCCATCGGACTCTCTGCTGAGGAGATCACGTTACGACGTATGATTGACGAAATTCATCTGCAGTATCCGTTTATGGGCAGTCGGCGCATTCGAACTGAGCTGGCTAAAAAGGGCCATAGCGTTAATCGTAAGCGTGTTGTTCGACTCATGCGCGATATGGGGATTGGGGCGATTTATCCCAAGCCCAAAACGACGCTGGCTAACAAAGCACACAAGGTGTATCCCTACCTGTTGCGTGATATCGAAGTCACTTACCCAAACCAAGCTTGGGCGATTGATATCACGTACATCCCGATGGCGAAGGGGTTCCTGTACCTCGTTGCGATGGTCGCGGTAGGAATAGCGGTCACCCGCTACCCCCCGCACAGATCCGTACGTGCGCTACTAACGCATACGGCTCCTACCTTGGGTCTAACGTCAAATCGCTGCTCAGGATAAGGGTGGACAATTCTTGCTTTGGGGATCCAGTAATCAACTAATTTCCTAAAACGTGACCATGTCATTTTATGACGCTGGCTACGCCTTCGCAGTTGCTTTAGCCATGCATTAGTGATCTCTGTAATAAACAGATTTAGGGAGCTACCATTCATTGGGACACCATAATAGTTGATGTGCCCTCGAATAATCTGATTCAGCCACTTTCCAACCTTCCACGGCGGTAAGTGAAGCCTTTTCTTTAGCTCCTGTCTGACCCATTTTATCTTACTGATAAGTCGCTTTTTGATTGTCTTCCGCTTGATCATTATGGCCTTTTGGCTCTTAGTCAGGTCACAGTAATGTGTGAATCCAAGGAAATCAAAGGTTCCTGGTCTTTGAACTTTCCCTCTTTTAAAGTCTTCAAAAGCGAATCGTCCAAAATGTATCAACTTGGTTTTGTCCGGATGAACGGATAAGCCAAATTGAGAGAGGCGTCTTTTCAACCCCTCTAAACACGCATTTGCATCATTTTTATGCTGAAAACCGATAACAGCATCGTCAGCGTACCTAACCATGATGACATCGCCAGTTGCACTTCGATGCCGTTCTCGGTTCAGCCAAAGATCAAAAGTATAATGAAGATAAACATTTGCCAACAATGGTGAGATCACCGATCCTTGAGGAGTCCCGAGGAGCGATTTAACTCGCTGGTTATGTTCATCAACGTACCCTACTTTTAACCATTTGGTAATAATTTTGAGCAATGGTTTATCTGCGACTCTGTGCTCTAAGAACTGGATCAACCAATCATGTTCTACAGTATCAAAGAACTTGGTTATATCTAAATCAAGCACCCAGTTTATCTTTCTCCGGTTGAGAGCAACATACAGTGCATCAAGGTATCCGCCCCATGAACCCACGGGGCGATATTGTTAGTGTTTGAAGTTCCAAGGCAGGAGTGCATCGATATCTGGTTCTGCTTTCGCTAACTCCTGCATGCACTTGACTATGTAGTCGTAAAGGATAAGGCCGTTGGCTTTCGCTGTCTCGACGATACTGTAAAGCATCGCGCTCGCTTCCGCTCCATTGGGATTGGTCGAGAAGAGCCAGTTCTTTCTCCCAATAACCAGCGGTTTTATTGCGCGTTCAGCACGGTTATTGTCTATCGATAAGTGACCGTCATCGATATAGCGAATGAGCTTCGGCCACTGACCGAGCGTGTATTTTATCGCTTTACCCAGCGGGCTAGACTCAAGCACTTTCTGAGTTGTCATCCATTCATAAAGCTCATCCAGTATCGGCTTAGCATGCTCTTGGCGCTCTGCTTTCCGTTTTTCGGCACTGGCACCTTTTAAGCGGGATTCTATCCCATAGAGTTTCTGGATTTTGGCCAGCGCTTTATCCGCTTTGCCTGACTTACCTTTGCCTTGAAGCTTTTTCGCGTCCATGAACTTGCGCCGAGCATGCGCAAAGCAACCGACATTGGTGACTCGATGAAGCCCATCATAAACACCATAGCCATCGGTTTGCAGATACCCATCATAGTCGCCCAAGAAGGCAACAGGGCACGACCTCGCGCGACTGTTTTGATAGTCATACAAGACGATATTTTTTACATTGGGCAGTGCGGCATCTGGCGAGTCCGCGCCCGAGCAGTAGAGCCACATGTAACACTGTTTATCTTCTTTGAGGACATTGAGCGGCGTTTCATCCGCCTGAATCACCATTTGCTCAAGTAGGTGCGCTTTCAAGGCCGCATAAAGTGGAGCGAACTTCTCACTGACTTGGATAATCCACCTTGCCATGGTGGTGCGCGAGAGTTCGATACCCGACTGGGTAAACAACGACTCTTGTCGATAAAGTGGCATCGCGTATTGGTATTTGCCGAGGATGATATTGGCCAACAAGCTTTCTGTAGCGAAGCTTTTAGGGATAATACTTTGCGGCGCTGGCTTTTGAACGATGCGGCTGTTGTCCTGAGTTTGCTCGCATTGGCGGCAAGCATATTTAGGACGAACATATTCCAACACTTTGAGTACCGCTGGCGTGAACTCAAGTTTCTCGCTACGGTCTTCACCGATTTTATGCAGGTGATGTTGGCAGCAAGTGCACTGCTTTTCATCGTCGTCTAAATCAAGTTCGATAACCTCACGAGGCAAGCTCTTTGGCAGGGGCTGACGTTTACCGCGTTTCTTCATTGTGGTGGTCGTTGTGACAACATCAACCTCTTCTTCCTTAGCAGCTTCACACTCCGCTTCGTTGAAGAGGTCACCTTGGGATTCATTGTAAGGCTTTAACGCCTCTGAGCGTTTAGCGAACTGACGGTCGAAGGCAAGCTTGAGCTGTTCAAGTAGGGATTGACGCTCTTGTTGCCACTCATTTTTCTCCGACATCAGCACTTTCACCATCGCTTGTAGCTCGGCAACATCTTGGCTTTCTGGGTTGATATTTAGCGTCTTTTTCATGGCGTTGATTATACTAAAATCATGACGTTAACGCTTGGTGGATAAGAGTTTATTATCGCTTAAGTCATTGTAAAATCGTTTATTTCAATGGGTTTATGGCCGATAATCGTGAAGCCAGAAAGCAGTCTATCAAGCTCGAATTGAGTTAGGGTAAACACCTCATTTTGCTCTTTGGAAGGCCACTTGTACTTGGCTTTTTCGAGGCGCTTGTACCAAAGAGCGAAGCCTGTTTTATCCCAGTACAACACTTTGACTTTATCGCGCTGTTTGTTGGTGAATAGGAACAGCGCACCACTGCCCAAGGGTAAGTCGGTGTCACTTTCGATAATCGCCGCGAGGCCGTTGATGGACTTTCTAAAATCGACGCTTTCGCGATAGAGATAGATTTCGGGAGCACTGAGCATACGTTTCATGACAGCGCACCGATAAGCTCTGCGAGATAGGTCGCTGGCGTGCCTTGTGGGATGCTCAGTTCAACATCATTGACGAGCAGGGTCATATTGGCAACGGCAACGTGAGTGGCTTGATACTTTGTGGTCTTTTCAACGACTTCTGTTTTAACAAAGCCAACCGTGTTCGGTTTTTCGCAGTGCTTTAACTGTTGGCGCTTAGCGTAAAAAGTGGAGAGACTCAGTCCGTTACGTTCACAGAATAATCGTTGTGATAACTGGCTGGATTCATAGTGTTCGAACAGGGTTCGCCATTCTTGGTTAGTGCGTCGTTTGGCCATTTCAAATCTCCTTTGGGTTGGAGGTTTGATCTTATTATTCGGGCTAGACGATTAGAATGCGGGGTTTATGATGCGCTTAGAACGCTAGGCAAAGCTGGCGAATAAATAATGGGTGGAAGTCCCATCTCAGTAAGGACTAACCATCCGCTGGGTTCTCGAGCTATGCGCTGAGTGTGGGTAACTGCATTAGTGAAGTGTTAGTAGAGGCATCTGTAGGCTAAGTATTGAGCCACGAAATTCAGTTTGGAAGTGGAGATGTTGTTAAGCGAAGCAGAATCCAATAGTGACAAGAGCGTAATTTGGTGAGTTCTTGGGCACACTTCCCGGGGTCGGAGACCTTATGCATACAGAGAAATTTATACGCCGGAACCTAGGAGATCCTATACAGTCCCGGTAAGTATCAACCGGGCATAATTATTGAACCCTCTCAGGCAAGATAAATATGGTATAGGAAGTCGGACAGGATAATAGTACTGATGAAACAGACGAACAAAACTCGTAAAACAGACGCGGAGTCTGCGGAGGGAAGTATCCTGACCAAGGGGAATGGTCAACAGTCTAACCACGGCCAGACACAGAGCTGGATCCCCGTGATGTCAAAGTTGGTGGCCATACGCAAACTCGCAGCTCAAAATAAGACACTGAAGTTTAACAACCTTCTTCATCTTATAACGGAAGAATTGCTCATGGAGTGCTTTTACACTCT
This Vibrio navarrensis DNA region includes the following protein-coding sequences:
- the tnpB gene encoding IS66 family insertion sequence element accessory protein TnpB (TnpB, as the term is used for proteins encoded by IS66 family insertion elements, is considered an accessory protein, since TnpC, encoded by a neighboring gene, is a DDE family transposase.), translated to MKRMLSAPEIYLYRESVDFRKSINGLAAIIESDTDLPLGSGALFLFTNKQRDKVKVLYWDKTGFALWYKRLEKAKYKWPSKEQNEVFTLTQFELDRLLSGFTIIGHKPIEINDFTMT
- the tnpC gene encoding IS66 family transposase — its product is MKKTLNINPESQDVAELQAMVKVLMSEKNEWQQERQSLLEQLKLAFDRQFAKRSEALKPYNESQGDLFNEAECEAAKEEEVDVVTTTTTMKKRGKRQPLPKSLPREVIELDLDDDEKQCTCCQHHLHKIGEDRSEKLEFTPAVLKVLEYVRPKYACRQCEQTQDNSRIVQKPAPQSIIPKSFATESLLANIILGKYQYAMPLYRQESLFTQSGIELSRTTMARWIIQVSEKFAPLYAALKAHLLEQMVIQADETPLNVLKEDKQCYMWLYCSGADSPDAALPNVKNIVLYDYQNSRARSCPVAFLGDYDGYLQTDGYGVYDGLHRVTNVGCFAHARRKFMDAKKLQGKGKSGKADKALAKIQKLYGIESRLKGASAEKRKAERQEHAKPILDELYEWMTTQKVLESSPLGKAIKYTLGQWPKLIRYIDDGHLSIDNNRAERAIKPLVIGRKNWLFSTNPNGAEASAMLYSIVETAKANGLILYDYIVKCMQELAKAEPDIDALLPWNFKH
- a CDS encoding reverse transcriptase domain-containing protein, with protein sequence MGSWGGYLDALYVALNRRKINWVLDLDITKFFDTVEHDWLIQFLEHRVADKPLLKIITKWLKVGYVDEHNQRVKSLLGTPQGSVISPLLANVYLHYTFDLWLNRERHRSATGDVIMVRYADDAVIGFQHKNDANACLEGLKRRLSQFGLSVHPDKTKLIHFGRFAFEDFKRGKVQRPGTFDFLGFTHYCDLTKSQKAIMIKRKTIKKRLISKIKWVRQELKKRLHLPPWKVGKWLNQIIRGHINYYGVPMNGSSLNLFITEITNAWLKQLRRRSQRHKMTWSRFRKLVDYWIPKARIVHPYPEQRFDVRPKVGAVCVSSARTDLCGG
- the tnpA gene encoding IS66 family insertion sequence element accessory protein TnpA, whose amino-acid sequence is MAKRRTNQEWRTLFEHYESSQLSQRLFCERNGLSLSTFYAKRQQLKHCEKPNTVGFVKTEVVEKTTKYQATHVAVANMTLLVNDVELSIPQGTPATYLAELIGALS